A part of Rattus rattus isolate New Zealand chromosome 6, Rrattus_CSIRO_v1, whole genome shotgun sequence genomic DNA contains:
- the Apobec1 gene encoding LOW QUALITY PROTEIN: C->U-editing enzyme APOBEC-1 (The sequence of the model RefSeq protein was modified relative to this genomic sequence to represent the inferred CDS: deleted 1 base in 1 codon): MSWFTGPVAVDPTLRRRIEPYEFEVFFAPRELRKETCLLYEINWGGRHSIWRHTSQNTNKHVEVNFIEKFTTERYFYPNARCSITWFLSWSPCGECSRAITEFLSRYPHVTLFIYIARLYHHADPRNRQGLRDLISSGVTIQIMTEQESGYCWRNFVNYSPSNEAHWPRYPHLWVRLYVLELYCIILGLPPCLNISRRKQPQLTLFTIALQSCHYQRLPPHILWATGLK; this comes from the exons ATGTCTTGGTTTACAGGCCCTGTAGCTGTTGATCCCACTCTGAG GAGAAGAATTGAGCCCTACGAGTTTGAAGTCTTCTTTGCCCCCCGGGAACTTCGGAAAGAGACCTGTCTGCTGTATGAGATCAACTGGGGAGGAAGGCACAGCATCTGGCGACACACGAGCCAAAACACCAACAAACACGTTGAAGTCAATTTCATAGAAAAATTTACTACAGAAAGATACTTTTATCCAAACGCCAGATGCTCCATTAcctggttcctgtcctggagTCCCTGTGGGGAGTGCTCCAGGGCCATTACAGAATTTTTGAGCCGATACCCCCATGTAACTCTGTTTATTTATATAGCACGGCTTTATCACCACGCA GATCCTCGAAATCGGCAAGGACTCAGGGACCTTATTAGCAGCGGTGTTACTATCCAGATCATGACGGAGCAAG AGTCTGGCTACTGCTGGAGGAATTTTGTCAACTACTCCCCTTCGAATGAAGCTCATTGGCCAAGGTACCCCCATCTGTGGGTGAGGCTGTATGTACTGGAACTCTACTGCATCATTTTA GGACTCCCACCCTGCTTAAAtatttcaagaagaaaacaaCCTCAACTCACGCTTTTCACCATTGCTCTTCAAAGCTGCCATTACCAAAGGCTACCACCCCACATCCTGTGGGCCACAGGGTTGAAATGA